In one window of Opitutus sp. GAS368 DNA:
- a CDS encoding GntR family transcriptional regulator, whose translation MKSVNTDVAYDYIRKRILSGEYPPGHALMTETLSKEIKVSRTPVRDALRKLETDGLVTIRAHLGASVKKMELKEFREMCDLRLALESHAAGLAALNHTDSDLSEIQYALEAMRQLTEEIISVPAVKERPLLNELVREDVRFHIAIMTAAKNDLMKKEILRLHLLNRVVSGPTTGEKAPVKKTDTDARRRLVLAKHGDIYKAIAASDPVSAKREMEFHLQELIDHNLRILARAESGHLARDLTPEELAYGA comes from the coding sequence ATGAAAAGCGTCAACACCGATGTCGCCTACGACTACATCCGCAAGCGTATCCTGAGCGGCGAATATCCTCCCGGGCATGCGTTGATGACTGAGACGCTCTCGAAGGAGATCAAGGTCAGCCGCACCCCAGTGCGAGATGCGCTGCGCAAACTGGAGACGGACGGCCTGGTCACAATCCGGGCCCACCTGGGCGCGAGCGTGAAGAAAATGGAGCTGAAGGAATTTCGAGAGATGTGTGACCTTCGCCTTGCGCTGGAAAGCCATGCCGCGGGCTTGGCCGCCTTGAATCACACAGACTCCGACCTGAGCGAAATCCAGTATGCGCTTGAAGCCATGCGCCAGCTGACCGAGGAAATCATTTCAGTTCCCGCCGTCAAGGAGCGGCCCCTGCTGAACGAGTTGGTGCGGGAGGATGTCCGTTTTCACATCGCGATCATGACCGCGGCGAAAAACGATCTGATGAAGAAGGAAATTCTTCGGCTGCACCTGCTCAACCGCGTCGTCTCGGGCCCTACGACCGGCGAAAAGGCGCCGGTCAAGAAGACGGACACCGATGCGAGGCGGCGCCTGGTGCTCGCGAAGCACGGCGATATCTACAAAGCCATCGCAGCCTCTGATCCTGTTTCGGCCAAGCGTGAAATGGAATTCCATCTTCAAGAGCTGATCGATCACAATCTTCGGATACTGGCACGCGCGGAGAGCGGCCATCTTGCGCGAGATTTGACGCCCGAGGAGCTGGCCTACGGCGCCTGA